GCAGTTGATCGAGTTGTTCGCGAATGACCGCGATCTCCGCGTGAAGGGTGGCGAGTTCGTGTTCCTGTTCCTCGGCTTCGGGCACGATAAACCAAGACCCGACGAAACCGGTGAATGTCCCGAACAGCCCGACACCGGCTACCATCAAACCAACCGCAATGATTCGCCCCGCCGTCGTGACGGGATAGAAGTCTCCGTATCCGACGGTGGTCATGGTGACAAACGCCCACCACAGCGCTTGTTCCGGCGTTTCGATATTGGAACCCTCGACGGTCTCCACGTGGAGAATCGCGATGCTGGAGAAGATGATCAGCAGAATCGAGACCAACGCCGCTGCACTGAAAGCCCCTTCGGCTCGACGCTTAAGAATGTGAACGGCAATCAACCGTGTCCCGCGGACGGCACGGAGCAATCGTAACGCTCGTACAATCCGAGCGGTTCGCCCCCAACGCAACCAATCGATTGTCGGAATGCTGGAAAGCAGATCAATCCAGCCCCACTTCATGTATTCCAGCTTCGACTCAGCCACGTAGAGGTTGTAGGAGAAGTCGAGTAGGAACGCGATGCAGATGACGTTATCCGCGTAGTGCAAAATCGTCCGCGTTTCCGGCTCAAGCTCAAAACAAGCCTCCGCCGCAAGCGCCGCCAAGACGTAAAAACACAGCCCCAGCATGAAAATCTGATAGGCCTGTGGTCGACGGCGGGCGGAAACATCCATTGCGATTCGGGCAGCTGAAGAGAAGACACAATGTGCCACGGCTCACCAGAGCCGTGGCACATACTGAATACGATCAACCGACTATTTCGCGGCGGCGAAGGCGGCTTCGTAGTTTGGTTCCTCGGCGATCTCCGAGACATACTCGACGTG
This region of Thalassoroseus pseudoceratinae genomic DNA includes:
- a CDS encoding ion transporter; the protein is MDVSARRRPQAYQIFMLGLCFYVLAALAAEACFELEPETRTILHYADNVICIAFLLDFSYNLYVAESKLEYMKWGWIDLLSSIPTIDWLRWGRTARIVRALRLLRAVRGTRLIAVHILKRRAEGAFSAAALVSILLIIFSSIAILHVETVEGSNIETPEQALWWAFVTMTTVGYGDFYPVTTAGRIIAVGLMVAGVGLFGTFTGFVGSWFIVPEAEEQEHELATLHAEIAVIREQLDQLLARMPATQPPSDGDPPVADPPS